The segment AAAAAAGCTATGGGCATATTCGCAAGGAAGTAACTACTATATTTGAGTTCATCACTAACAATAAAAAATATCATGATATTAAGCTTATGTGTAAAGTTTTAAAGGTATCTAGAAGCTCTTATTACAAGTATTTAAATAAGAAACCAAGTAAGCGAGAATTAGAAAATAAAAAGATAGAAAAAGAAATTATAAATATCTACAAAGCTAGCAAAAATCGTTATGGAGCACCTAAAATAAATGAATCACTAAAAGCAATGGGGATAACTATTAGTTTAAAGAGAACTCAGCGTTTAATGAAGAAGCTAGGAATAAAATCTATAATAATAAAAAAATTTAGACCCTCACCATCAAAACGTAAGATAGTAGAGCAGGAAAACGTTTTAAAAAGAGATTTTGAAGCAACCACTATCAATAAAAAGTGGGTAACTGATATTACCTATATTCATACAATTAAAGATAGTTGGTGCTACTTAGCTTCAGTTATGGACTTATATAGTAAGAAAATAATAGGATATGCTATGTCTAAAACTATTGATACCTCCTTGGCCCTACGGGCTGTAAAAAATGCTGTGCAGCTACAAAAAACAACTGATCCATTAATACTTCATAGTGATTTAGGCAGCCAGTATACAAGCTCCGCTTTTAAAGAATACATAGATAGTACTAAAATTATTACTCATTCCTTTAGTGCAAAGGGATGTCCCTATGATAATGCTTGCATAGAATCTTTCCATGCCTCTCTGAAAAAAGAGGAGGTCCACCTTGTCAAGTACTTTGATTTTGATACAGCAAGATTAGCAATATTTGAATATATAGAAGCCTGGTACAATAGAAAAAGGATACATAGCAGCATTGGTTATATTTCTCCACAAAAATGTGAAGATTTAGCTAGAAAAATTGCATAAAAAGTTCAACTTTTTGTGTCTAAGATATTGACATAGATCCACTAATGTCACTTACAGATTGCTGCACAGATTTTAAAGTTCTGCTTACATCAGCACTTACAAAATATTTCCCACTATAAAGGGATGTGTTTGGAGACCTTTCCATATGAAATGGTAAGACATATCTATAAACGTTATATTTTCTATCAATAAAACTATTTAAAAACACCTTCTCTAATCTATTTAAAACCTTCGCTCTCCAACCATGTACCAAAATAATATTTATATTTTCGTCTGCAACTATACTCTTGATATAGTGAAATACAGCTTCCTTATTGCTGATTCCATTATCTACTTGACTTAAGAATTTGAATTTTCCTTTTTCATAACTGTTTTCAATTTTATCTTTTTCTGAATATACTTCAGGTAAAATTGGCTTATCATAAAACTCTATAAAATCACTATTAAGTTCATAAACTTCCTCTTCTACATACTTAAAGTGATCCTTTTTACTATATTCTCTATGAAGACTATGTAATCCATAGCTATCTGCTAGATTTGATATTACTTTTCTCAAAATACCACTTTCTAAAATGAATATTATCATTAAACTGTTAATTTTGTCCGATACTATTATATTTATTCTTAATTATATATTTTAAGTTCTTAATATATAATTACTATTATGATTATATTGAACTATATTGGAGTATATTATTCAATCAGTCAAACAGTTGTAGCTGACGTAATTAAAAAAAGATAAAGCTCAAAGCATAGGATTCTTTGAGCTTTATCTTTTATTGTACAACGAATATCACAGTTTATACCTGTGGTTCAAAAAAGCTTATAGCTATGAGTAGAAAAAAATAAAACCTCCGATGTAAAATGGAATTAGGTTTGCTGACTAAAACCATTACGAAGGAGGTTCATCCAATATAGATAATAGTAGTTTAGCACATACGAAGTGGAATTGTAAATATCATATTGTTTTTGCACCAAAGTACAGAAGACAAGTAATATACGGAAAGATTAAGGTTGATATAGGGACGATACTGAGAAAATTGTGTGAACATAAAGGAGTGGAAATAATAGAAGCGAATGCCTGCAAAGATCACATACATATGTTGGTGAGTATACCACCAATAATCCTAAGAGATATAACTTCTCATGCCATCATACACACAAAAAGGCAATTATTGGTTGATTGTCCATGTTAATTTCTGCATAATGAAGTGTGTACAATTTATTCACAGTTGTAATTTTTTACGTAATATTATTCATATTAGCATCAAACTGTAGTTTGTGAAAATGATGTTTAAAAATATATTGTTTTTTATTAGAAAGATAAAATTTAGAGCTAACGAGATTAATTTGCTAATCTTGTTAGCTCATCAGTAAAAATTTAATTATGAAAGATTTTTTTAGCAGATTGAGGTATATAATTTTTGCTATTTTTACATAAACATTGTTATATAAAGCACTGTTTTAAATTGATTTTGAAAAATTTCTAATTGCTTTTTTAATTGCCTGAGCTATTTCTTTAGGAGATTCTCTTTCGTTATTGTCTATCCATTTTGATAGCACATTCCAAAGACCACCTATGTTATAAAGAACCATGTATTCTTCTTCAATATGGTTATCATAATCATGCCATTGAACTTCTGAAAATTCATTTATATCAGGTATAAATGAATTTATTTTTTCCATGATAAAATAAAATAAGTGATTTTGTTTAAGTAATTCTAATTCTTTAATATGTTTATTCCAGAATTCAAAATAATTAATAAGAGTACTAGCAAAAGAGAAATCAGTGTTTTCTTTTATAGACTTTATATAGTCTTCGAATAAATAATCCGTGTATTTACATAGTAGATCTTCTTTAATTTTAAAATTACGATAAAATGTTCTTCTTGATAATTGTGCTTTATCGGATATTTCTTTAACTGTAATAGTGGAGTATGGTTTTTCTTTCATTAAATCAAATAGGGCTTCAATTAACCATTTTTTAGATTGTTCAGCAATTCGATTTGTTTTTTGTTTCAAAGTATCCCTCCTAAAGTGTCACAATTTCTTTTATATGTAGCACTTATCTAAATAGTATTGATATTATTTATAAATGTATTATACTATATTTAAAGTTAAATGTCACACATGTGCATCAAATTCTCATGTGTGACTAAATACTAAAATTAATTTAAGGAGTTGATTTATATGAATAGTATGAATGCTATTGTTTGGCTATTTCCTATTATCTTTATGACCCACGACTTTGAAGAAATTATACTTATTTCAGCTTGGAGGAAAAAGTATAAGCATTACCTTGACACTTGCACAATGAAAAAGAAACCATTTGCAGATTTTAAAAGTACAGATTCTTTCTCAATTGGAGTAGAAATCCTATTTCTCATTTTTTCGTTTTCTGCCTTGTTTTCAATCATTTTTAATAGCTATTATATTTGGTATGGGCTTTTCTTTGCCACTACAGCTCACTTTATTACAGCTCATTTAAATTTGACAATAAAATTTAA is part of the Haloimpatiens sp. FM7315 genome and harbors:
- a CDS encoding IS3 family transposase (programmed frameshift), which encodes MARGQKRYTDEFKNTIVELYNSGKSLSELSSEYAVSKSTITGWIKKNKPVSVDKNTTITAEEYKNLLKKNTKLEEEIEILKKGYGHIRKEVTTIFEFITNNKKYHDIKLMCKVLKVSRSSYYKYLNKKPSKRELENKKIEKEIINIYKASKNRYGAPKINESLKAMGITISLKRTQRLMKKLGIKSIIIKKFRPSPSKRKIVEQENVLKRDFEATTINKKWVTDITYIHTIKDSWCYLASVMDLYSKKIIGYAMSKTIDTSLALRAVKNAVQLQKTTDPLILHSDLGSQYTSSAFKEYIDSTKIITHSFSAKGCPYDNACIESFHASLKKEEVHLVKYFDFDTARLAIFEYIEAWYNRKRIHSSIGYISPQKCEDLARKIA
- a CDS encoding TetR/AcrR family transcriptional regulator; the protein is MKQKTNRIAEQSKKWLIEALFDLMKEKPYSTITVKEISDKAQLSRRTFYRNFKIKEDLLCKYTDYLFEDYIKSIKENTDFSFASTLINYFEFWNKHIKELELLKQNHLFYFIMEKINSFIPDINEFSEVQWHDYDNHIEEEYMVLYNIGGLWNVLSKWIDNNERESPKEIAQAIKKAIRNFSKSI
- a CDS encoding HXXEE domain-containing protein, which produces MNSMNAIVWLFPIIFMTHDFEEIILISAWRKKYKHYLDTCTMKKKPFADFKSTDSFSIGVEILFLIFSFSALFSIIFNSYYIWYGLFFATTAHFITAHLNLTIKFKRYVPGIITAILFLPLSIYILYTATLILAFSVTEIILSCVAGSLFGFVIYVFLHSVEKNFENLLVKFSNK